The Accipiter gentilis chromosome 14, bAccGen1.1, whole genome shotgun sequence genome contains a region encoding:
- the RAB22A gene encoding ras-related protein Rab-22A isoform X2, which produces MALRELKVCLLGDTGVGKSSIVWRFVEDSFDPNINPTIGASFMTKTVQYQNELHKFLIWDTAGQERFRALAPMYYRGSAAAIIVYDITKEETFSTLKNWVKELRQHGPPNIVVAIAGNKCDLNDVREVMEKDAKDYADSIHAIFVETSAKNAININELFIEIILFAGYVSGSSTNMQVAEFHQLTPTPHLVVRASNLEDSHR; this is translated from the exons ATGGCTCTGAGGGAGCTGAAAGTTTGCCTTCTGGGG gacaCTGGTGTGGGCAAATCAAGTATCGTGTGGAGATTTGTGGAAGATAGCTTTGATCCCAACATCAACCCAACAATAGG agccTCATTTATGACCAAGACTGTACAGTATCAAAATGAGCTGCATAAATTCCTAATTTGGGATACAGCTGGACAGGAGCGG TTTCGTGCTTTAGCCCCAATGTATTACAGAGGGTCAGCAGCAGCCATTATAGTGTATGACATTACAAAAGAG gAAACTTTCTCAACATTAAAGAACTGGGTTAAAGAGCTTCGACAGCACGGACCTCCAAACATTGTTGTAGCTATTGCAGGAAATAAGTGTGATCTTAATGATGTAAG agaagTCATGGAAAAAGATGCTAAAGACTATGCAGATTCCATTCATGCAATATTTGTAGAGACAAGTGCGAAAAATGCAATAAACATTAATGAACTCTTTATAGAAATTA TATTATTTGCAGGATATGTTTCAGGCAGCAGCACCAATATGCAG GTCGCAGAATTCCATCAACTGACACCAACCCCCCATCTAGTGGTAAGGGCTTCAAACTTAGAAGACAGCCATCGGTGA
- the RAB22A gene encoding ras-related protein Rab-22A isoform X1 translates to MALRELKVCLLGDTGVGKSSIVWRFVEDSFDPNINPTIGASFMTKTVQYQNELHKFLIWDTAGQERFRALAPMYYRGSAAAIIVYDITKEETFSTLKNWVKELRQHGPPNIVVAIAGNKCDLNDVREVMEKDAKDYADSIHAIFVETSAKNAININELFIEIRYVSGSSTNMQVCQPVCEKRTNSNPFVAEFHQLTPTPHLVVRASNLEDSHR, encoded by the exons ATGGCTCTGAGGGAGCTGAAAGTTTGCCTTCTGGGG gacaCTGGTGTGGGCAAATCAAGTATCGTGTGGAGATTTGTGGAAGATAGCTTTGATCCCAACATCAACCCAACAATAGG agccTCATTTATGACCAAGACTGTACAGTATCAAAATGAGCTGCATAAATTCCTAATTTGGGATACAGCTGGACAGGAGCGG TTTCGTGCTTTAGCCCCAATGTATTACAGAGGGTCAGCAGCAGCCATTATAGTGTATGACATTACAAAAGAG gAAACTTTCTCAACATTAAAGAACTGGGTTAAAGAGCTTCGACAGCACGGACCTCCAAACATTGTTGTAGCTATTGCAGGAAATAAGTGTGATCTTAATGATGTAAG agaagTCATGGAAAAAGATGCTAAAGACTATGCAGATTCCATTCATGCAATATTTGTAGAGACAAGTGCGAAAAATGCAATAAACATTAATGAACTCTTTATAGAAATTA GATATGTTTCAGGCAGCAGCACCAATATGCAGGTATGTCAGCCTGTTTGTGAAAAGAGGACAAACAGCAATCCATTT GTCGCAGAATTCCATCAACTGACACCAACCCCCCATCTAGTGGTAAGGGCTTCAAACTTAGAAGACAGCCATCGGTGA
- the RAB22A gene encoding ras-related protein Rab-22A isoform X3, producing MALRELKVCLLGDTGVGKSSIVWRFVEDSFDPNINPTIGASFMTKTVQYQNELHKFLIWDTAGQERFRALAPMYYRGSAAAIIVYDITKEETFSTLKNWVKELRQHGPPNIVVAIAGNKCDLNDVREVMEKDAKDYADSIHAIFVETSAKNAININELFIEIRYVSGSSTNMQVAEFHQLTPTPHLVVRASNLEDSHR from the exons ATGGCTCTGAGGGAGCTGAAAGTTTGCCTTCTGGGG gacaCTGGTGTGGGCAAATCAAGTATCGTGTGGAGATTTGTGGAAGATAGCTTTGATCCCAACATCAACCCAACAATAGG agccTCATTTATGACCAAGACTGTACAGTATCAAAATGAGCTGCATAAATTCCTAATTTGGGATACAGCTGGACAGGAGCGG TTTCGTGCTTTAGCCCCAATGTATTACAGAGGGTCAGCAGCAGCCATTATAGTGTATGACATTACAAAAGAG gAAACTTTCTCAACATTAAAGAACTGGGTTAAAGAGCTTCGACAGCACGGACCTCCAAACATTGTTGTAGCTATTGCAGGAAATAAGTGTGATCTTAATGATGTAAG agaagTCATGGAAAAAGATGCTAAAGACTATGCAGATTCCATTCATGCAATATTTGTAGAGACAAGTGCGAAAAATGCAATAAACATTAATGAACTCTTTATAGAAATTA GATATGTTTCAGGCAGCAGCACCAATATGCAG GTCGCAGAATTCCATCAACTGACACCAACCCCCCATCTAGTGGTAAGGGCTTCAAACTTAGAAGACAGCCATCGGTGA
- the RAB22A gene encoding ras-related protein Rab-22A isoform X4: MALRELKVCLLGDTGVGKSSIVWRFVEDSFDPNINPTIGASFMTKTVQYQNELHKFLIWDTAGQERFRALAPMYYRGSAAAIIVYDITKEETFSTLKNWVKELRQHGPPNIVVAIAGNKCDLNDVREVMEKDAKDYADSIHAIFVETSAKNAININELFIEISRRIPSTDTNPPSSGKGFKLRRQPSVTKRSCC, encoded by the exons ATGGCTCTGAGGGAGCTGAAAGTTTGCCTTCTGGGG gacaCTGGTGTGGGCAAATCAAGTATCGTGTGGAGATTTGTGGAAGATAGCTTTGATCCCAACATCAACCCAACAATAGG agccTCATTTATGACCAAGACTGTACAGTATCAAAATGAGCTGCATAAATTCCTAATTTGGGATACAGCTGGACAGGAGCGG TTTCGTGCTTTAGCCCCAATGTATTACAGAGGGTCAGCAGCAGCCATTATAGTGTATGACATTACAAAAGAG gAAACTTTCTCAACATTAAAGAACTGGGTTAAAGAGCTTCGACAGCACGGACCTCCAAACATTGTTGTAGCTATTGCAGGAAATAAGTGTGATCTTAATGATGTAAG agaagTCATGGAAAAAGATGCTAAAGACTATGCAGATTCCATTCATGCAATATTTGTAGAGACAAGTGCGAAAAATGCAATAAACATTAATGAACTCTTTATAGAAATTA GTCGCAGAATTCCATCAACTGACACCAACCCCCCATCTAGTGGTAAGGGCTTCAAACTTAGAAGACAGCCATCGGTGACAAAGCGCAGCTGCTGTTGA